The Candida dubliniensis CD36 chromosome 2, complete sequence genome contains a region encoding:
- a CDS encoding rho GTPase, putative (Similar to S. cerevisiae RHO2), translated as MSEPVKRKLVIVGDGACGKTSLLYVFTLGEFPTEYHPTVFENYVTDCRIDGKPVELALWDTAGQEEYERLRPLSYNNSHVILIAFSLDTPDSLDNARSKWVVEVKKYCPNIPYLLCGLKKDLRTDESDRVNFVQFDMGQAMADVIGAKKYLESSALTGEGVDDIFEYAVRTSLLKNDKANTGCCTIL; from the coding sequence ATGTCAGAACCAGTTAAAAGAAAGCTAGTTATTGTTGGAGACGGGGCGTGCGGCAAAACATCACTACTATATGTGTTTACTCTTGGTGAATTCCCCACTGAGTATCATCCAACTGTGTTTGAGAATTATGTCACTGATTGTCGAATTGATGGCAAACCAGTAGAATTGGCATTATGGGATACTGCTGGTCAAGAAGAATACGAAAGATTGCGACCCTTAAGTTACAATAATTCCCATGTTATTTTGATCGCCTTTAGTTTAGATACGCCGGATTCGTTAGATAATGCTCGAAGTAAATGGGTGGTTGAAGTGAAAAAATATTGCCCCAATATTCCTTATTTGTTGTGTGGTCTCAAGAAGGATTTGAGGACGGATGAATCCGACCGTGTTAATTTTGTGCAATTTGATATGGGACAAGCCATGGCAGATGTCATAGGAGCTAAGAAATACCTTGAGAGCTCAGCATTGACAGGTGAAGgtgttgatgatatttttgAGTATGCAGTTAGAACCAGTTTACTAAAAAACGATAAAGCCAATACTGGATGTTGTACCATACTATAG
- a CDS encoding transport protein, putative — MSSSNQGAPNTVLNNQPLVADPVVITDENISNPSSATVTPDVETPSNNDNQDQLDQLKTDSIDSFTIEEQDWENEFFYQPNSSPLQKIKYSTMCLYSKYIKPNFGLSLLLLSQFLNSIMVTTCKLLVTDKNFNTPIHPAQILFVRMFITYICCLLYMAITRSVPDAPFGPKPIRKLLLLRGLVGFFGVFGMYFSLQYLSLSDAVALTFLVPMVTAFLAFVLLHEKYSILEAICSVFSLAGVVLIAKPTFIFGNESNKETGNDETIESSSSEKRILATIVGLIGVCGASSVYIVLRKIGMNAHPLLSVSYFALTCCIVTFLAILVIPSLTFVLPTNAYQWILFFIIGFSGFFMQFSLTAGVQRVKAARASLMAYSGMIFAVVWDLTIWHHFPGILSFLGITLIIGNAIIILKFKPQQEETNNKPADDIERNGKYNRVDDSITMQDFIITDDDEEEDDVGGRP; from the coding sequence ATGTCTAGTTCAAATCAAGGTGCACCTAATACGGTGCTAAATAATCAACCACTAGTTGCAGATCCAGTAGTCATAACTGATGAGAACATTTCCAACCCATCATCTGCCACAGTTACACCCGATGTTGAAACTCCATCGAATAACGACAACCAGGATCAACTTGATCAACTTAAAACTGATTCTATAGATTCGTTTACTATAGAAGAACAAGACTGGGAAAACGAATTCTTCTATCAGCCAAACTCATCCCCActtcaaaaaatcaagtATTCCACAATGTGCTTGTattcaaaatatataaagCCAAACTTTGGATTGTCTCTATTGTTGCTATCGCAATTCTTGAATTCTATTATGGTGACAACTTGTAAGTTATTGGTCACGGATAAGAACTTTAACACTCCGATCCATCCGGCACAAATATTGTTTGTTAGAATGTTCATCACATATATTTGTTGTCTATTATACATGGCAATCACAAGATCTGTTCCTGATGCACCATTTGGCCCTAAACCAATTAGGaagttattattgttgcGAGGATTGGTGGGATTTTTTGGTGTTTTCGGGATGTATTTCTCATTGCAATATTTGAGTCTTTCCGATGCCGTAGCCTTGACTTTCTTAGTGCCAATGGTGACAGCATTTTTGGCATTTGTCTTGTTACACgaaaaatattcaatacTAGAAGCAATCTGTTCAGTTTTCTCCTTGGCTGGCGTTGTATTGATTGCCAAGCCAACTTTTATATTTGGcaatgaatcaaataaagaaaCCGGGAATGACGAAACTATCGAGAGCTCATCCAgtgaaaaaagaattttagCAACCATAGTCGGGTTGATTGGTGTTTGTGGTGCGTCATCTGTTTATATAGTCTTGAGGAAAATTGGTATGAATGCTCATCCATTGTTGTCGGTCTCATACTTTGCATTGACATGTTGCATAGTGACGTTTCTTGCTATTTTGGTGATTCCCAGTTTGACATTTGTTTTGCCAACAAATGCTTATCAGtggattttgtttttcatcATTGGCTTTTCAGGATTCTTTATGCAATTCTCGTTAACTGCTGGTGTTCAAAGAGTTAAGGCTGCCAGAGCCTCCTTGATGGCTTATTCGGGAATGATTTTTGCTGTTGTTTGGGATTTGACGATATGGCATCATTTTCCTGGGATTTTGAGTTTTTTGGGGATTACATTGATTATCGGTAATGCTATAATTATCTTAAAGTTCAAGCCTCAACAAGAAGagacaaataataaacctGCTGATGATATCGAAAGAAATGGCAAATACAACCGTGTTGATGATTCCATTACTATGCAAGACTTTATAATAacagatgatgatgaggagGAGGATGATGTGGGTGGTAGACCCTAG
- a CDS encoding phosphoglycerate mutase, putative codes for MAKIPYPRLIFVRHGQTEWSKSGQHTSTTDIDLTPFGVEQMRNTGRALIGPDNLQMIKPENIRHIFVSPRKRTQHTLQLLLENVDPEIKDKIPIEKDEDVREWDYGDYEGLTSAEINELRKKKGLDDKDHKWSIWSDGCEGGEQHYDVAKRLDRFIEKVRELHRQAIAKQDPCDIIVVAHGHVLRCLGARWVQRELNVNPQLILDAGGVGTLSYEHHNIDEPSIFLAGAFTIPVAEQCADL; via the coding sequence ATGGCAAAAATTCCTTATCCACGATTAATTTTTGTCCGCCATGGTCAAACAGAATGGTCAAAAAGCGGTCAACATACTTCAACTACCGATATTGACTTGACTCCATTTGGGGTCGAACAAATGAGAAACACTGGTAGGGCCCTAATTGGACCTGATAATTTACAAATGATCAAACCAGAGAATATACGTCATATTTTTGTATcaccaagaaaaagaacacAACACACTTtacaattgttgttggaaaaCGTTGACCCAGAAATTAAGGATAAAATTCCAATCgaaaaagatgaagatgtaAGAGAATGGGATTATGGTGATTATGAAGGCTTGACCAGTGCTGAAATCAACgaattaagaaaaaagaaagggtTAGATGATAAAGATCACAAGTGGTCCATATGGAGTGATGGCTGCGAAGGGGGTGAACAGCATTATGATGTAGCAAAAAGATTGGATagatttattgaaaaagttaGAGAGTTGCATCGTCAAGCAATTGCCAAACAAGATCCATGTGATATTATTGTCGTTGCTCACGGTCATGTATTAAGATGTCTAGGTGCTAGATGGGTTCAACGTGAATTGAATGTCAACccacaattgattttggatGCTGGTGGTGTAGGAACGTTGAGTTATGAACATcataatattgatgaacCATCAATCTTCTTAGCAGGTGCATTCACGATACCAGTTGCTGAGCAATGTGCTGATCTCTAG
- a CDS encoding cytochrome b pre-mRNA-processing protein, putative (Similar to S. cerevisiae CBP6), which produces MSSKQEISKKIISLLNTLPKEKLKHYSSFKDTQIKRFSDLQKVNQISEQDLKLQYIALKNLCNDKYQRYYELDDKLLRPKGNPHYYERLMNEINGEKKENLFSALRTVVFGK; this is translated from the coding sequence ATGTCATCgaaacaagaaatatccaagaaaataatatcattgTTAAACACATTACCAAAGGAGAAATTGAAGCATTATTCTTCATTCAAAGATACTCAGATAAAAAGATTTTCCGATTTACAAAAGGTCAACCAGATATCTGAacaagatttgaaattacaATACATTGCATTGAAAAACTTGTGTAATGACAAATATCAGAGATATTATGAATTGGATGACAAATTACTAAGACCAAAGGGTAACCCACACTATTATGAACGTTTAATGAATGAAATCAATGGtgaaaagaaggaaaattTGTTTAGTGCTCTTAGAACTGTGGTATTTGGCAAATAA
- a CDS encoding lectin family integral membrane protein, putative, translated as MSLSYTIQRSRPLQSLLAIFAFILLYGIFYTEWFSSIFSSSSTYTPEEINSLLQNKASQIVALKKVELDPQRIQQPYLDESQFHIKNWNSQGNLLVRNHDFIRLTANSPHQVSNMFSKWPIQAESFEMELTFHIHNPDVKHGLVGDGLAIWILDKPSDIGDVFGIQNRFNGLGIMLDTFKNGKRGQFPYVNLMLGDGNTMYNKATDGYETRLAGCIAKQLLNPDSKETKMRLVYIKSGYLSIDFNYYGHHEQWQNCVTLTDVQLPETKYLGLSAETGQLVENVDIIENRMYALYKPDNTFVESIDELQELIREQNEYDSEVSSVASIVKEEAKAKENKRGGGRHRAFKKKLTRERRKSLKRLEMAEKRIKEQERQYRLKKYGHEDINFITYWFGKFLVLVKYILYLLIAVVIVWFALIIFRIQKQKRKSKTTGLLD; from the coding sequence ATGTCGCTATCTTATACCATTCAAAGATCACGACCTTTACAATCATTGTTAGCAATTTTTGcgtttattttattgtatGGGATTTTTTACACAGAATGGTTCTCGTCAATCTTCTCCAGTTCTTCCACCTATACTCCTGAAGAGATCAATTCATTGTTACAAAATAAAGCATCGCAGATTGTGGCCTTAAAAAAAGTCGAATTGGATCCACAAAGAATTCAGCAACCGTACTTGGATGAATCCCAATTCCATATCAAGAATTGGAACTCACAGGGTAATTTATTAGTCAGAAATCATGATTTTATCAGATTGACAGCAAATTCACCACATCAAGTATCAAATATGTTTAGTAAATGGCCTATACAAGCGGAATCTTTTGAAATGGAATTGACTTTCCACATTCATAACCCCGATGTCAAGCATGGATTAGTGGGAGACGGGTTGGCCATTTGGATTTTGGATAAACCTTCCGATATCGGTGATGTGTTTGGAATTCAAAATAGATTTAATGGGTTAGGTATCATGTTGGACACTTTTAAAAATGGGAAACGTGGACAATTCCCCTATGTAAATTTGATGCTTGGAGATGGGAACACAATGTATAATAAAGCCACCGATGGATACGAGACTAGGTTAGCTGGTTGTATAGCTAAGCAACTCTTAAATCCAGATTCCAAGGAAACAAAAATGCGATTGGTCTATATCAAAAGTGGctatttatcaattgattttaattattatggCCATCACGAGCAATGGCAGAACTGTGTCACGTTGACCGATGTTCAATTGCCAGAAACAAAGTATTTAGGATTATCAGCAGAAACTGGTCAATTAGTGGAGAACGTTGACATTATTGAGAACAGAATGTATGCGTTGTATAAACCAGATAATACGTTTGTTGAAAGCATTGACGAATTGCAAGAATTGATTCGTGAACAAAATGAATATGACAGCGAAGTTTCATCAGTTGCTCTGATAGTCAAGGAAGAAGCCAAAGCTAAAGAAAACAAAcgaggaggaggaagacATCGTGctttcaagaaaaaattaactcgtgaaagaagaaaatccTTGAAACGGTTGGAAATGGCTGAGAAAAGAATCaaagaacaagaaagaCAATACCGATTGAAAAAGTATGGTCATGAAGATATTAATTTCATAACTTATTGGTTCGGTAAATTCTTGGTTTTGGTGAAGTAcattttgtatttgttaaTTGCTGTTGTTATTGTATGGTTTGCgttaataatatttagaatccaaaaacaaaaacgCAAACTGAAAACTACAGGTTTATTGGATTAG
- a CDS encoding inorganic phosphate transporter, putative (Similar to S. cerevisiae PHO86), giving the protein MVVQKELDLNKPLDANAAPVLTKTTLKPEFSKAAIVLHGDRYKQLQAKLTKYVLWHPISVVVYTTVLPVVVGYALWDYISISDNLIEFYHIMMREKKDFIFSFFTAFPLFASVFASFGFLAYIVGEDMGIITSKFYAQKYCDYIFGFDIKSYSQNENGKDKKLARKSLDTQLIVYRDSPIAICTLAVDETQSSAANFVVRITGIHVRKVFQKVNFEEVLIDWAVVRARELYQEFLTLKNLKTPPENSSILITIDAYSFDNAFEKSLYAHGFRILDSSFELNPFNPTVSWYKEKLYRFLNVSRDTFGLMLTIAKDDIDLINSDTKQNDKSKINKRH; this is encoded by the coding sequence ATGGTGGttcaaaaagaattagatTTAAACAAACCATTAGATGCTAATGCAGCGCCAGTGTTGACTAAGACAACATTGAAACCGGAGTTTTCAAAAGCCGCCATTGTTTTGCACGGAGATCGTTACAAGCAATTACAAGCCAAATTAACCAAGTATGTTTTATGGCATCCAATCTCAGTCGTGGTTTATACAACAGTACTTCCCGTGGTAGTAGGCTATGCCTTGTGGGATTATATTAGTATCAGCGATAATTTGATAGAGTTCTACCATATTATGAtgagagaaaagaaagattttaTATTCTCCTTTTTCACAGCGTTCCCGTTGTTTGCTAGTGTTTTTGCTTCCTTTGGATTTCTAGCCTATATAGTTGGAGAAGATATGGGGATTATTACTTCAAAATTCTATGCACAAAAGTATTGTGATTATATTTTCGGATTTGACATCAAATCATATTcccaaaatgaaaatggcAAAGACAAGAAATTAGCCAGAAAAAGTCTAGACACccaattaattgtttatcGTGATTCACCTATTGCTATTTGTACATTAGCCGTGGATGAAACCCAGTCAAGTGCAGCAAATTTTGTCGTGAGAATCACTGGGATTCATGTAAGAAAGGTCTTTCAAAAAGTTAACTTTGAAGaagttttaattgattgggCAGTTGTCCGGGCCAGAGAATTATACCAGGAATTTCTtactttgaaaaatttaaagaCTCCTCCAGAAAATAGTTCGATATTAATCACCATAGATGCTTATTCATTTGACAATGCTTTTGAGAAATCATTGTACGCTCATGGGTTTAGAATTTTAGATTCGTCATTTGAATTGAACCCTTTCAACCCAACAGTCTCTTGGTATAAGGAAAAGTTGTACAGATTTTTAAATGTTTCCAGAGACACATTTGGATTAATGTTAACTATTGCCAAAGACGATATCGATTTAATTAACAGTGATACCAAACAAAACGACAAAAGCAAGATCAATAAAAGACATTAA
- a CDS encoding FAD transporter, putative (Similar to S. cerevisiae FLC2), whose product MIISRSSIIVVWVAFLVSIVNGSRYIKSSSLLTCMENSQFTASFFDIIFYPGNNTVDFNIIALSSIDNKTVGVNVNVIAYGLNVLQRNISLCDISYAGIVNAQNNPLCPITNGHLDLHSSYTLGSSVTKDIPGIAYTIPDLDARVRAVIYDTQTYEQLACVEATLSNGKTVQTRYAGWPIAAVSGLGVITSGVISIVGYSNTAAHIASNSMSLFVYFQSLAVTAMMAVARTPPLAAAWAQNFMWSLGIVRVGFVQDIANWYLQSTGGTPTDILKSRYLSISVQKFVKKFVKRSAMAIVDHSPEFVTHLTKRINVSLDTESMGTLDPNLYTTDEKSSESSGKILVLRGIQRVAYLSRIEITDMFMTSIQFLLFFVFVVLVCLMSFKAIIEILVRSKIIKEGKFKEYRRQWASIIKGTNYRILMLALPQIGLFCIWEFTVIDSAGIVVVAVVMLVVTVVLLIQAAVRVCFLGTKSVREHKNPAYLLFGDRKFLNRFGFLYFQYRADKYWYILVSTTYIFLKSLIVAVLQDHGKPQSVIVWAIELIHLVILIWIRPFMDKRTNVFNIIISIMNFINALFFMFFSNVFGQPNVVSSMMAVVYFILNAVFALFLLLFTIITCVLALLRDNPDSRYQPMRDDRVSFLNRQASKSDVIGKNNPPNGKDSELADLGKTAMMGHEYRAREGDTGVQDSNSYDEDSLYFRSRGENEQEYNSNAYGPRT is encoded by the coding sequence ATGATAATATCAAGATCATCAATAATCGTGGTTTGGGTCGCGTTCCTAGTATCCATTGTCAATGGTTCACGATACATCAAATCGTCGTCACTTTTAACGTGTATGGAAAATTCACAATTCACTGCTTCATTTTTTGACATAATATTCTATCCAGGGAATAATACTGTggatttcaatattattgcCTTATCCTCGATTGACAATAAAACAGTTGGGGTAAATGTCAATGTTATCGCCTATGGACTAAATGTATTGCAAAGAAACATCTCGTTGTGTGATATCTCGTACGCAGGAATCGTCAATGCTCAAAATAATCCACTATGTCCTATCACCAATGGCCATTTAGATTTGCATTCGCTGTATACCTTAGGTTCTTCTGTCACCAAAGATATTCCTGGTATCGCCTACACCATTCCTGATTTGGATGCCAGAGTCCGAGCAGTCATATATGACACACAGACATACGAACAGTTAGCATGTGTCGAGGCCACATTATCTAACGGCAAAACTGTACAAACGAGGTATGCAGGTTGGCCAATTGCTGCTGTATCTGGTCTTGGGGTTATAACTTCGGGGGTAATTTCCATCGTTGGATATTCCAACACTGCAGCACACATTGCTTCAAATTCGATGTCTCTCTTTGTTTACTTCCAGTCTTTGGCTGTCACAGCGATGATGGCGGTGGCTAGAACTCCACCATTGGCAGCTGCTTGGGCACAAAACTTTATGTGGTCATTGGGTATTGTGAGAGTTGGTTTTGTACAAGACATTGCTAATTGGTATCTTCAATCCACTGGAGGAACCCCCActgatattttgaaatcgAGATATCTTTCTATTTCAGTTCAGAAATTTGTCAAGAAATTTGTCAAACGTTCAGCCATGGCAATAGTTGATCACTCGCCGGAATTTGTGACTCATTTGACGAAACGAATTAATGTGCTGCTTGACACGGAATCTATGGGTACTTTGGATCCCAACTTGTATACAACAGATGAAAAATCGAGCGAATCGTCTGGGAAAATTTTGGTGTTGCGAGGAATTCAAAGAGTCGCCTATCTATCACGTATTGAAATTACAGACATGTTTATGACAAGCATTCagtttcttttgttttttgtgtTTGTGGTATTAGTTTGTCTTATGAGTTTTAAAGcgattattgaaattttggtTCGAAGCAAAATTATCAAGGAAGGGAAATTCAAAGAGTATCGTCGTCAATGGGCTTCAATTATCAAAGGTACCAATTATCGTATATTGATGCTTGCCTTGCCACAAATTGGATTGTTTTGCATTTGGGAGTTTACCGTGATAGACTCCGCtggaattgttgttgtggcAGTGGTTATGTTGGTTGTTACAGtggtgttgttgattcAAGCTGCTGTCAGAGTCTGTTTCTTGGGTACTAAATCTGTTCGTGAACATAAAAACCCAGcatatttgttgtttggtGACAGGAAGTTTTTAAATCGATTTGGGTTTCTTTATTTCCAATATCGTGCCGACAAGTACTGGTATATACTCGTCTCAACAACGTACATTTTTCTCAAGTCGTTGATTGTGGCAGTGCTACAGGACCATGGCAAGCCCCAATCAGTTATTGTATGGGCAATCGAGTTAATCCATTTGGTAATTTTAATATGGATCCGGCCATTTATGGATAAAAGAACaaatgttttcaatatcatcattagtataatgaattttatCAACGCATTATTCtttatgtttttttctaaTGTCTTTGGACAGCCTAATGTTGTGTCCTCGATGATGGCCGTGGTTTATTTCATATTGAATGCAGTATTTGcattgttcttgttgttatttACTATTATCACCTGTGTTCTAGCCTTGTTACGTGATAACCCTGACTCAAGATACCAACCAATGAGAGATGATCGAGTTTCATTTCTAAATCGTCAGGCATCCAAGTCTGACGTTATTGGTAAAAATAATCCCCCTAACGGGAAAGACCTGGAATTGGCTGATCTTGGAAAAACGGCAATGATGGGTCATGAATACAGAGCTCGTGAAGGAGATACCGGTGTTCAAGACTCTAATTCGTATGATGAGGATTCCTTGTATTTTAGACTGCGTGGTGAAAATGAACAAGAATACAATTCTAATGCATATGGGCCACGTACTTAA
- a CDS encoding flavin-dependent monooxygenase, putative (Similar to S. cerevisiae FMO1) — MPSLSDLDYENPVKIPSSQIETVAIIGGGASGAIILDTLLKEPSNIKKIVVFERQKKLGGIWLFNKDIRSTPNDLIKSGSFNLESDPQLPNPFHQQQEKTEKIVLPKNTQERFIETPSYYGITTNIIEKMMTYSDVNKWNIEGDAEARKYVEGSIVQDYIEKYFEKNLNDFRAELRLNSTVEDVERIERDDKESGDDKIPYRFKLTVRNPQDDNRDVWYQEEFDTVVVATGHYHVPFIPHVPGLKTVQEKHPQIIQHAKFYRDSSSYKNKTVVVVGSRASGADLTKFIAREEGTTVYQSVRNFDNSKFVTQKTNVVKKPQIEKFESNQDSIKVFFEDGTSLENPDYVIYCTGYLFSYPYLNRLTNNQITEGITIPNLYQHTFLINEPLITIIGVPIDGISFRVFEYQAVLLGRYLTGKISLPPRSKQSEWVNKRYEEKKNTRAYHTIGVVDAFNYSNDLIKLGEVSDKVEVGRKFPILSSDDILLYKEAGEKLRKFWDER, encoded by the coding sequence atgcCATCTTTATCTGATTTAGATTACGAGAATCCTGTCAAGATTCCTTCGTCCCAGATAGAAACTGTGGCTATTATAGGCGGTGGAGCTTCTGGGGCAATTATTCTAGACACTTTATTAAAAGAGCCATCTAATATCAAAAAGATAGTTGTATTTGAAAGACAAAAGAAACTAGGTGGCATTTGGCTTTTCAATAAAGACATTAGATCGACACCCAATGATCTTATTAAATCGGGTAGTTTCAATTTGGAAAGTGATCCACAATTGCCTAATCCctttcatcaacaacaggAAAAAACTGAGAAAATTGTATTGCCTAAAAATACTCAAGAGAGGTTTATTGAAACACCAAGTTACTATGGAATCACTACCAAcatcattgaaaaaatgaTGACATACAGTGATGTCAATAAGTGGAACATTGAAGGTGACGCTGAAGCAAGAAAATATGTTGAGGGAAGTATTGTTCAAGATTATATTGAGAAATATTTTgagaaaaatttgaatgaCTTTAGAGCCGAATTGAGATTGAATTCTACTGTTGAAGAtgttgaaagaattgaacGTGATGATAAGGAGAGCGGAGATGACAAAATACCATATCGATTCAAATTAACTGTTCGCAATCCTCAAGATGACAATCGCGATGTATGGTATCAAGAGGAGTTTGATACTGTTGTGGTAGCCACTGGTCATTACCATGTTCCGTTCATTCCTCATGTTCCAGGTTTGAAAACAGTCCAAGAAAAACACCCCCAGATAATACAGCATGCCAAATTTTATAGAGACTCGTCATCctataaaaacaaaactgttgttgttgttggatcTCGTGCTTCTGGGGCTGATTTGACAAAATTCATTGCAAGAGAAGAAGGCACTACAGTTTATCAATCAGTAAGAAACTTTGATAATAGCAAATTTGTTACTCAGAAAACCAATGTTGTTAAAAAAccacaaattgaaaaatttgaatcaaatcaaGACAGTATTAAAGTTTTCTTTGAAGACGGTACGTCGTTGGAGAATCCAGATTACGTTATTTACTGTACAGgttatttgttttcatATCCATACTTGAATCGATTAACTAATAACCAAATCACAGAAGGCATAACAATCCCAAACTTGTACCAACACACTTTTTTGATCAATGAACCATTAATTACAATAATTGGTGTTCCGATTGATGGTATTTCCTTCAGGGTGTTTGAGTATCAAGCTGTTTTGCTAGGCAGGTATTTGACGGGCAAAATCAGTTTACCTCCAAGATCAAAGCAAAGCGAGTGGGTCAATAAAAGATACGAGGAGAAAAAGAACACAAGAGCATATCATACCATAGGTGTAGTGGATGCTTTTAATTATTccaatgatttgattaaattagGTGAAGTTCTGGATAAAGTAGAGGTAGGTAGAAAATTTCCTATCTTGAGCTCTGATGATATATTGCTCTACAAAGAGGCAGGAGAAAAGTTGCGGAAATTCTGGGATGAAAGATAG
- a CDS encoding AP-2 complex subunit, putative (Similar to S. cerevisiae APM4), whose protein sequence is MITAIFIYDSKGDILISKLYKDGIKRNISDVFRIQVISQTSTNRAKEYRSPVLTLGSTSFIYIKSGKIWITAVTRSNQDCSLIMEFLYKLEALLRTVLGRDKKKQLVELTDNYIINNFALCYEILSEVCEFGFPINLDLNYLKKYIDDINVDDSIFKISPLKRRSTINPLLGKSGTTGTTNTTSNNSSNSSFRKSSAEENITWRSSGIKYRRNEIFLNVTERVNVLMNSQSDVLNAYVDGSIQMKTHLSGMPLCRFGFNDNTILLSNDEPRDGAVTLEDSKFHQCVQLNVFETERAIQFVPPDGEFQLMSYNCNSNINVPFKVYPQVQEIGRSKLMYKIRIKSFFPEKLPATNVSLKIPTPRGGTLLSNLSSSIGKTKFHPEDNSISWKCNKFFGEQEHVLTAEIETDSSSDELLYWTRPPIKLDFFLDMFSSSGLTVKFLRVQEKNNYRTVKWVKYGTQSGSYEIRY, encoded by the coding sequence atgattACGGCAATCTTTATTTATGATTCTAAAGGGGACATATTGATATCCAAATTATACAAAGATGGCATCAAACGGAATATATCGGATGTGTTTAGAATTCAAGTGATTAGTCAAACCTCAACCAATCGAGCCAAAGAGTACCGATCGCCTGTTTTAACTTTAGGTTCAACATCATTCATATATATCAAACTGGGGAAAATTTGGATTACTGCTGTTACTAGATCGAATCAAGATTGTTCTTTGATTATGGAATTTCTATATAAATTGGAAGCACTATTACGTACAGTATTGGGACGagataaaaagaaacaattggTGGAGTTAACtgataattatataatcaataatttcgCATTATGCTATGAAATATTAAGTGAAGTGTGTGAATTTGGATTCCCGataaatttggatttgaattatttaaagaaGTATATTGATGACAtaaatgttgatgataGTATTTTCAAGATTTCTCCATTGAAGAGAAGATCAACAATCAATCCATTGTTAGGTAAAAGTGGTACCACTGGAACCACCAATACTACCAGTAATAATAGCAGCAATAGCTCGTTCAGAAAATCATCGGCAGAGGAAAACATTACATGGAGATCATCAGGAATTAAGTATCGACGCAACGAAATTTTCCTTAATGTCACTGAACGGGTTAACGTGTTGATGAATTCACAATCCGATGTTTTGAATGCATACGTTGATGGTTCAATACAAATGAAAACACATTTATCGGGGATGCCATTATGTAGGTTTGGATTCAACGATAATACTATTTTGCTTTCCAACGATGAACCACGAGATGGCGCCGTCACTCTTGAAGATTCAAAGTTCCATCAGTGTGTTCAATTGAATGTTTTTGAAACTGAAAGGGCGATACAATTTGTCCCACCTGATGGTGAATTCCAATTAATGAGTTATAATTGTAATCTGAACATCAATGTTCCTTTTAAAGTATATCCACAAGTTCAAGAAATTGGTCGAAGCAAATTAATGTACAAGATTCGAATCAAATCCTTTTTCCCTGAAAAATTACCTGCTACAAATGTTTCATTAAAAATTCCTACACCGAGAGGAGGAACATTACTTTCCAACCTTTCTAGCTCGATAggtaaaacaaaatttcatCCTGAGGACAATCTGATTTCTTGGAAATGTAACAAGTTTTTCGGGGAACAAGAACATGTTCTTACTGCTGAAATCGAAACTGATCTGAGTTCAGACGAATTATTATATTGGACTCGACCTCCTATAAAGttagatttctttttggatATGTTTTCCAGCTCTGGCTTAACAGTAAAGTTTTTAAGAGTTCAAgagaaaaacaattataGAACAGTGAAATGGGTTAAATATGGCACTCAATCTGGATCCTATGAAATAAGGTATTGA